A part of Gambusia affinis linkage group LG19, SWU_Gaff_1.0, whole genome shotgun sequence genomic DNA contains:
- the qtrt1 gene encoding queuine tRNA-ribosyltransferase catalytic subunit 1, with the protein MAATITSEADGNIKENSMFLKKTLATVPPLTLRIIAECPVTKARACDLTLPHSSVSTPVFMPVGTQGTLKGITSDQLEGLGCQICLGNTYHLGMRPGPELIEKANGLHGFMNWRRNLLTDSGGFQMVSLVELSEVTEEGVKFKSPYDGKEILLSPEKSISIQNSLGSDIMMQLDDVVSSTVKGLRVEEAMHRSIRWLDRCIAANKHPDKQNLFAIIQGGLDTELRKACLDEMTKRDVPGFAIGGLSGGEEKDDFWRMVTLSTDHLPREKPRYLMGVGYAVDLVVCVALGCDMFDCVFPTRTARFGSALVPWGSLQVKQKQYAKDFQPIDPDCQCPTCKRHSRAYLHALFKSDTAAMHHITIHNIAYQLTLMRSVRQSIVEGCFPEFIRTFMKRMFPSPDQYPSWAVEALASVNVTLE; encoded by the exons ATGGCTGCTACCATAACCTCTGAAGCAGATGGaaatatcaaagaaaacagcatgtttttaaagaaaactttagcCACCGTCCCGCCTCTTACTCTGAGGATTATTGCAGAATGTCCTGTGACAAAAGCAAGAGCTTGTGATCTGACTCTGCCTCACTCCAGCGTCAGCACGCCGGTTTTTATGCCTGTTGGTACACAAGGAACCCTGAAGGGGATCACGTCGGATCAACTGGAGGGTCTCGGTTGTCAGATTTGCTTGGGAAACACGTACCACCTGGGCATGAGGCCG GGACCTGAGTTGATAGAAAAAGCCAACGGTTTACACGGGTTCATGAACTGGAGGAGAAATCTTCTAACT gacAGTGGAGGATTTCAGATGGTGTCTCTCGTTGAACTCTCAGAGGTCACAGAGGAAGGGGTCAAATTCAAGTCCCCATATGATGGCAAAGAGATCTTGTTGAGTCCTGAGAAGTCCATTAGCATACAAAACAGTCTGG GGTCAGACATAATGATGCAGCTGGATGATGTGGTCAGCAGCACTGTGAAGGGACTGCGTGTGGAGGAAGCCATGCATAGATCCATTCGTTGGCTGGATCGCTGTATAGCAGCTAATAAGCATCCAGATAAACAGAACCTTTTTGCCATCATCCAGGGAGGACTAGATACAGAGCTGCGCAAGGCCTGTTTGgatg AAATGACTAAACGTGATGTTCCTGGTTTTGCCATTGGCGGCCTGAgtggaggagaggaaaaggaCGATTTCTGGCGGATGGTCACACTGAGCACTGACCATCTGCCACGAGAAAAGCCTCGCTACCTGATGGGTGTCGG GTATGCCGTGGACTTGGTGGTGTGTGTCGCTTTGGGATGCGATATGTTTGACTGCGTCTTCCCAACCCGCACTGCA AGGTTTGGTTCTGCCTTGGTACCTTGGGGGTCTCTTCAGGTGAAGCAGAAACAGTACGCCAAAGACTTTCAGCCTATAGACCCTGACTGCCAGTGTCCCACCTGCAAAAG acataGTCGGGCCTACCTGCATGCTTTGTTTAAGAGTGACACTGCCGCTATGCATCACATCACCATTCACAACATTGCCTACCAG cTCACCCTGATGCGTTCTGTGAGGCAGAGCATCGTGGAAGGCTGCTTCCCTGAGTTCATACGGACATTCATGAAGCGAATGTTTCCATCGCCGGATCAGTACCCCAGCTGGGCGGTGGAGGCTTTGGCTTCTGTAAATGTGACTTTGGAGTAG